In a genomic window of Amycolatopsis japonica:
- a CDS encoding sialidase family protein, translating into MKPNRWAALAAAALTALAVFTPPAVADPLVPKGFAPASTSWTGPSRGFVLGFSPCGKPGWCASLLSTTDGGKRWRRAGEPPISLPDNHNQVKLTVIDERDVFLSDGTRLLASHDGGGNWSEVRLAGVREPFYISKITEAGPRVFAMVTGFGSPSTTTLYAGISGTRLLLPVPGFTVTGATTYGDIATSGGVQVSMGADYRVQKYWTSSDGLTFATAPPPCPADSSASLSGVRRGQVLALCSGGPGTPQPGATVRRLWRAPKLGGHFIGTAQAPTLGINQSFSAASPTAATVAAEGGGTGFLHSTADGGTTWTTTVLSGRGVCLNDLDFPDERVGVVVDGLPDADGGSAVYRTTDGGRTWRELGFG; encoded by the coding sequence ATGAAGCCGAACCGGTGGGCCGCGCTCGCCGCCGCCGCACTGACCGCCCTCGCCGTCTTCACCCCGCCCGCCGTCGCCGATCCGCTGGTGCCCAAGGGTTTCGCCCCAGCGTCGACGAGCTGGACCGGGCCGTCGCGCGGATTCGTCCTCGGGTTCTCGCCGTGCGGGAAACCGGGATGGTGCGCGTCCCTGCTGTCGACGACCGACGGCGGGAAGCGGTGGCGGCGCGCGGGCGAACCGCCGATCTCGTTGCCGGACAACCACAATCAGGTCAAGCTCACGGTGATCGACGAGCGCGACGTCTTCCTTTCCGACGGCACCAGGCTGCTCGCCAGCCACGACGGTGGCGGCAACTGGTCCGAGGTCAGGCTCGCCGGGGTTCGGGAACCCTTCTATATTTCGAAGATCACCGAAGCGGGCCCTCGGGTGTTCGCGATGGTCACCGGTTTCGGCAGCCCGTCGACGACGACGTTGTACGCCGGGATCTCCGGCACGCGGCTTCTCCTGCCGGTCCCGGGATTCACCGTCACCGGCGCCACGACCTACGGCGACATCGCCACGAGCGGCGGGGTCCAGGTGTCCATGGGGGCGGATTACCGCGTCCAGAAGTACTGGACTTCTTCGGACGGCTTGACCTTCGCGACCGCGCCGCCGCCCTGCCCGGCGGACAGTTCGGCTTCGCTGAGCGGAGTACGGCGGGGACAGGTGCTCGCGCTGTGCAGCGGGGGACCGGGGACACCGCAGCCGGGCGCGACCGTCCGGCGGCTGTGGCGCGCGCCGAAGCTCGGCGGGCATTTCATCGGGACGGCGCAGGCGCCGACCCTCGGCATCAACCAGAGCTTCAGCGCCGCCTCACCCACGGCGGCGACCGTCGCGGCGGAAGGCGGCGGCACCGGCTTCCTGCACAGCACCGCCGACGGCGGCACGACCTGGACGACGACCGTGCTCAGCGGCCGCGGGGTCTGCCTCAACGATCTGGACTTCCCGGACGAACGGGTCGGCGTGGTCGTGGACGGTCTGCCGGACGCCGATGGCGGGTCCGCCGTGTACCGCACGACCGACGGTGGACGCACCTGGCGCGAACTCGGCTTCGGGTGA
- a CDS encoding type 1 glutamine amidotransferase domain-containing protein, translating to MTTSLNGRRVAILVADGVEQVELVEPRKAVTDAGATAEIVSLEPGEIQAMNGDIDKADKFTVDRVVKDVTVDDFDALVLPGGTMNPDNLRVDENAVRFVRDFVNSGKPVGVICHGPWTLVEADVVRGRTLTSYPSVRTDIRNAGGTVVDQEVVDDNGLISSRNPGDLPAFCAAIVARFAG from the coding sequence ATGACGACATCGCTCAACGGACGCCGCGTGGCCATCCTCGTCGCGGACGGCGTGGAACAGGTCGAACTGGTCGAACCCCGCAAGGCGGTCACGGACGCCGGGGCCACCGCCGAGATCGTCTCGCTGGAACCCGGCGAGATCCAGGCCATGAACGGCGACATCGACAAGGCGGACAAGTTCACCGTCGACCGGGTCGTCAAGGACGTCACGGTCGACGACTTCGACGCGCTCGTCCTGCCCGGCGGCACGATGAATCCGGACAATCTGCGCGTGGACGAGAACGCGGTCCGCTTCGTGCGCGACTTCGTGAACAGCGGAAAGCCCGTCGGGGTGATCTGTCACGGGCCGTGGACGCTGGTCGAGGCCGACGTGGTCCGCGGCCGCACGCTCACGTCGTACCCGAGTGTGCGCACCGACATCCGCAACGCCGGCGGCACCGTCGTCGACCAGGAGGTGGTCGACGACAACGGCCTGATCTCCAGCCGGAACCCCGGCGACCTGCCCGCGTTCTGCGCCGCGATCGTGGCCCGATTCGCCGGATAA
- a CDS encoding MarR family winged helix-turn-helix transcriptional regulator, with amino-acid sequence MSLADDAVEARAQGWRTLAALHARIEDALERALAQQHSLSVSEYTVLDVLARQDGFHLRMNQLSNAVVLSQSATTRLVSRLEDRGLLQRYLCADDRRGIYTEVTPSGQELLAAARPTHDTVLSDALAAAEELPELAPLVAALGKLTFARS; translated from the coding sequence GTGTCACTGGCCGACGACGCCGTGGAGGCACGCGCGCAGGGCTGGCGGACCCTCGCCGCGCTGCACGCGCGGATCGAGGACGCGCTCGAGCGCGCGCTGGCGCAGCAGCACTCGCTGTCCGTGAGCGAGTACACCGTGCTGGACGTGCTCGCCCGTCAGGACGGTTTCCACCTGCGGATGAACCAGCTGTCGAACGCCGTCGTGCTCAGCCAGTCGGCGACGACGAGGCTGGTCTCGCGGCTGGAGGACCGGGGGCTGCTGCAGCGGTACCTGTGCGCGGACGACCGGCGGGGGATCTACACGGAGGTCACGCCGTCGGGGCAGGAGCTGCTCGCGGCCGCGCGGCCGACGCACGACACCGTCCTCTCCGACGCGCTCGCCGCCGCCGAGGAACTCCCCGAACTCGCGCCTTTGGTCGCCGCGCTCGGAAAGCTCACCTTCGCCCGCTCCTGA
- a CDS encoding serine/threonine-protein kinase, with protein MDDAGSRAGGDEEEEPDAGTTQRRFSLNVHDPDHLPRKLAGRYEVGELLGRGATARVFRARDLLEQREVALKLFHADTMTRDERRRQQEIQTLSAVRHPGLVPLYDAGTDDGYTYLTMRLVDGPNLAQRLRSGPLPQDEVVELTARLADALAHVHAHGITHRDLKPANILIADDGPLIGDFGVAHAFDATRVTETGGVVGTAAYMAPEQVRGENVGPPADVYSLGLVLLECLSGEREYTGTPVEAAVGRLHRPPRIPSGLSATMTTLLRGMTARKPSQRPTAAAISRILLEDSTGTKVAHLAPATRKRAAVVAAISAPAAAITIGVLLAMNQAPADQPVQPGGLIPPAATGSSAPVAGQGPRSSEAAEVATRGPKASNATVVVTEDVPASSDPSGATESIDATSTPRDTTAASERQTTSGKPSKTRPSPPTKSKPGPPG; from the coding sequence ATGGACGACGCGGGTTCGCGTGCTGGCGGTGACGAGGAGGAGGAACCCGATGCCGGGACCACTCAACGCCGGTTCAGCCTGAACGTCCACGACCCGGACCATCTCCCGCGCAAACTCGCCGGCCGCTACGAGGTCGGCGAGCTGCTCGGACGCGGCGCGACCGCACGCGTCTTCCGCGCCCGCGACCTGCTCGAACAGCGTGAAGTGGCACTGAAGCTGTTCCACGCCGACACGATGACCCGGGACGAGCGCCGCCGCCAGCAGGAGATCCAGACGCTCAGCGCGGTCCGCCACCCCGGACTCGTCCCGCTGTACGACGCGGGCACCGACGACGGCTACACCTACCTCACGATGCGCCTGGTCGACGGGCCGAACCTGGCCCAGCGGCTGCGCTCCGGCCCGCTTCCCCAGGACGAGGTCGTCGAGCTGACCGCCCGGCTGGCCGACGCGCTCGCGCACGTCCACGCGCACGGCATCACCCACCGTGACCTCAAACCGGCGAACATCCTGATCGCCGACGACGGCCCGCTGATCGGCGACTTCGGGGTGGCGCACGCCTTCGACGCGACCAGGGTGACCGAGACCGGCGGTGTCGTCGGCACGGCGGCGTACATGGCGCCCGAACAGGTCCGCGGCGAGAACGTCGGCCCGCCCGCCGACGTCTATTCGCTCGGCCTGGTCCTGCTCGAATGCCTGTCCGGGGAACGGGAGTACACCGGGACCCCGGTCGAGGCCGCGGTCGGACGGCTGCACCGGCCGCCGCGGATCCCCTCCGGACTGTCGGCCACCATGACGACGCTGTTGCGCGGGATGACGGCGCGGAAACCGTCGCAGCGCCCGACGGCCGCGGCGATCTCCCGGATCCTGCTGGAGGATTCCACCGGTACGAAGGTCGCCCATCTCGCGCCCGCCACCCGCAAACGGGCGGCCGTGGTCGCCGCCATCAGCGCGCCCGCCGCCGCGATCACCATCGGGGTGTTGCTCGCGATGAACCAGGCCCCGGCGGATCAGCCGGTTCAGCCTGGCGGCCTGATACCCCCTGCGGCGACCGGCTCGTCCGCCCCGGTGGCGGGCCAGGGGCCGCGGTCGTCGGAGGCGGCCGAGGTGGCCACCCGCGGCCCGAAGGCGAGCAACGCCACCGTCGTGGTGACCGAAGACGTGCCCGCCTCCTCGGATCCGTCCGGTGCCACCGAAAGCATCGACGCCACCTCGACCCCGAGGGACACGACCGCCGCCAGCGAGCGGCAGACCACCTCGGGCAAGCCGAGCAAGACCCGGCCGAGCCCGCCGACGAAGAGCAAGCCAGGCCCTCCCGGCTGA
- a CDS encoding aldo/keto reductase, with amino-acid sequence MTDIPTVKLNNGVEMPQLGFGVFQVPDEETTAAVKAALDAGYRSIDTAAIYGNEAGVGKALAESGIARDELFITTKLWNSEQGYDATLKAFDASLAKLGLEHLDLYLIHWPTPERDLYRDTWKAFEKLYADGRVRAIGVSNFQPAHLDRLADAGSVTPAVNQVEVHPYLQQAEVREYDAKHGIATEAWSPLAKGGDLLGEDAVKALASKHGRTPAQIVLRWHLQLGNVVIPKSVTPSRIKENLDVFGFTLSEEDIASLTVLDRGERTGPDPDTFNVA; translated from the coding sequence GTGACCGACATTCCCACCGTCAAGCTCAACAACGGGGTGGAGATGCCGCAGCTCGGGTTCGGCGTCTTCCAGGTGCCGGACGAGGAGACCACCGCCGCGGTCAAGGCCGCGCTGGACGCGGGCTACCGCAGCATCGACACCGCCGCCATCTACGGCAACGAAGCGGGCGTCGGCAAGGCACTCGCCGAGTCCGGGATCGCCCGCGACGAGCTGTTCATCACCACCAAGCTGTGGAACAGCGAACAGGGCTACGACGCCACGCTGAAGGCGTTCGACGCCAGCCTGGCCAAACTGGGCCTGGAGCACCTGGACCTCTACCTCATCCACTGGCCGACGCCTGAGCGCGATCTCTACCGCGACACGTGGAAGGCCTTCGAGAAGCTCTACGCCGACGGCCGGGTGCGCGCGATCGGCGTGTCCAACTTCCAGCCCGCGCATCTCGACCGGCTGGCCGACGCCGGTTCCGTGACCCCGGCGGTCAACCAGGTCGAGGTGCACCCGTACCTGCAGCAGGCCGAGGTGCGCGAATACGACGCGAAGCACGGCATCGCTACCGAGGCGTGGAGCCCGCTGGCCAAGGGCGGCGACCTGCTCGGCGAGGACGCGGTGAAGGCGCTGGCGTCGAAGCACGGCCGCACGCCGGCGCAGATCGTGCTGCGGTGGCATCTGCAGCTGGGCAACGTCGTGATCCCGAAGTCCGTGACCCCGTCGCGGATCAAGGAGAACCTCGACGTCTTCGGGTTCACGCTGTCGGAGGAGGACATCGCTTCGCTGACCGTGCTGGACCGGGGCGAGCGGACCGGGCCGGATCCCGACACCTTCAACGTCGCGTAG
- a CDS encoding M48 family metalloprotease yields the protein MQARGRAVLATLLLVAFPVVVVAVGVASVLAGLRIQGKIGTYVMFGGLAIMVALAFGLLSALRARRPPIEGPRLDRDAHPALWEMIDDLAAQVKTRPPDEIVLIGEINAAVSEDARFLGLRPGRRTMLIGLPLLAAMSVSELRSVLAHELGHYSGGHTRLLALTYRGTQTLAFTVDRLDGGPARALLSAYSKLYLLVARSANRRQELQADEASVLAAGSRTAAAALRKAATLSPLWKDYAERYLSLGAAARRTPPVLLGFRSYLNHPVQRDWVAEYAEDVIDGEELSKYDSHPPTKRRIAALAGVPDNPVKPDARPGWSLLGAPKVDVPEAELDVLIRDVGPRADWDEVVKRAGRASVAEGARLLTAAGIESRLAPRGTIGEVVRVLRDGDADALAKPLRAPSREEGLELLTELFADTVTAAMIDNGVAAHRLNWGGGWELCLGDGEPFDVAELVGAAVRSPRAVDELVHNLQLLSVPAAYFCKQEPQPEPDPAEARMLGLFTALKAKRKLYDLIVCDTEVVLLPMARSVLIRRGLAGLIGARGVSDRKRIRKLRERGLDDLRAEPGARRIPLSDIVAGGFPRRKLTTYLTLELSDGETLELAITGNTEDFGAAHDELTAFFGSLKA from the coding sequence ATGCAGGCCCGAGGACGCGCCGTCCTCGCGACACTTCTGCTCGTGGCGTTCCCGGTGGTGGTCGTCGCGGTGGGTGTCGCCAGTGTGCTTGCGGGCCTGCGGATCCAGGGCAAGATCGGCACCTACGTCATGTTCGGCGGGCTGGCGATCATGGTCGCGCTCGCCTTCGGGCTGCTGAGCGCGTTGCGGGCGCGGCGTCCCCCGATCGAGGGGCCGCGGCTGGACCGCGACGCCCATCCCGCGTTGTGGGAGATGATCGACGACCTCGCCGCGCAGGTGAAGACGCGGCCGCCGGACGAGATCGTGCTGATCGGCGAGATCAACGCGGCGGTCAGCGAGGACGCCCGGTTCCTCGGTCTGCGGCCGGGCCGCCGCACGATGCTGATCGGGCTGCCGCTGCTGGCGGCGATGAGCGTCAGCGAGCTGCGGTCGGTCCTCGCGCACGAACTCGGCCACTACAGCGGCGGCCACACCCGCCTGCTCGCGCTGACCTACCGCGGCACCCAGACACTCGCCTTCACCGTCGACAGGCTGGACGGCGGCCCTGCCAGGGCCTTGCTCTCCGCCTACTCGAAGCTGTACCTGCTGGTCGCGCGGTCGGCGAACCGGCGGCAGGAACTGCAGGCCGACGAGGCGTCCGTGCTCGCCGCGGGCAGCCGCACGGCGGCAGCGGCACTGCGGAAGGCCGCGACGCTGAGCCCGCTGTGGAAGGACTACGCCGAGCGCTATCTCTCGCTCGGCGCGGCGGCGCGGCGTACTCCCCCGGTGCTGCTGGGGTTCCGCTCGTACCTCAACCACCCCGTCCAGCGGGACTGGGTGGCCGAGTACGCCGAAGACGTCATCGACGGCGAAGAGCTCTCGAAGTACGACAGCCACCCGCCCACGAAACGGCGTATCGCCGCTCTGGCGGGCGTCCCGGACAACCCGGTGAAGCCGGACGCGCGACCGGGCTGGTCGCTGCTGGGCGCGCCGAAGGTCGACGTGCCGGAGGCGGAGCTGGACGTGCTGATCCGCGACGTCGGGCCGCGCGCGGACTGGGACGAGGTCGTCAAACGCGCGGGCCGTGCGTCGGTGGCGGAGGGCGCGCGGCTGCTGACCGCGGCCGGGATCGAGAGCAGGCTGGCGCCGCGCGGCACGATCGGCGAGGTCGTGCGGGTCCTGCGTGACGGCGACGCCGACGCGCTCGCGAAACCCCTGCGGGCCCCGTCGCGCGAAGAGGGCCTGGAACTGCTGACCGAACTGTTCGCCGACACCGTCACCGCCGCGATGATCGACAACGGTGTCGCCGCGCACCGCCTGAACTGGGGCGGCGGCTGGGAACTGTGCCTCGGCGACGGCGAGCCGTTCGACGTCGCCGAACTGGTCGGCGCGGCGGTGCGCAGCCCGCGCGCGGTCGACGAACTGGTCCACAACCTGCAGCTGCTGAGCGTGCCCGCCGCCTACTTCTGCAAACAGGAACCCCAACCGGAGCCGGATCCCGCCGAAGCCCGCATGCTCGGGCTGTTCACCGCGTTGAAGGCCAAACGGAAGCTCTACGACCTGATCGTCTGCGACACCGAAGTGGTGCTGCTGCCGATGGCGCGTTCGGTGCTGATCCGCCGCGGCCTCGCCGGCCTGATCGGGGCGCGCGGGGTGTCCGACCGCAAGCGGATCCGGAAGCTGCGGGAGCGCGGCCTCGACGATCTGCGCGCCGAACCGGGCGCCCGGCGGATCCCGTTGTCGGACATCGTCGCGGGCGGTTTCCCGCGCCGGAAGCTGACCACGTACCTGACACTGGAACTGTCCGACGGCGAGACCCTGGAACTGGCGATCACCGGCAACACCGAGGATTTCGGCGCCGCTCACGACGAACTGACGGCGTTCTTCGGCTCGTTGAAAGCCTGA
- a CDS encoding SAM-dependent methyltransferase, producing MTSDEVRSVPRRPLPLDYSKPNLARMKDVLLGGHDHYEVDRQAVVDLLALAPDAAAMAKEFRAWANRVVRFLADARGIDQFLDLGSGLPTAENTHQAAQRYNPDALVVYVDHDPVVQAHGLALLEDHLVHVSGADLTDPARTLADPVVAEHIELDRPVAVILNSVLHHIEDLGKARAVVRAYVDAIAPGSYVLITHDFTPGEGSRGALARKLDDLMAGTGHRTVHRGRDEIESLFDGLEILEPGVVHLHEWWPEGPRLAPLTELNHLSLGGVGIKP from the coding sequence ATGACTTCGGACGAGGTCCGGTCTGTGCCGAGGCGCCCGCTCCCCCTCGACTACAGCAAGCCCAATCTCGCCCGGATGAAGGACGTCCTGCTCGGCGGGCACGACCACTACGAGGTCGACAGGCAGGCCGTCGTGGACCTGCTCGCCCTCGCCCCCGACGCCGCCGCGATGGCCAAGGAGTTCCGCGCCTGGGCGAACCGGGTGGTCCGCTTCCTCGCCGACGCCCGCGGTATCGACCAGTTCCTCGATCTCGGCTCCGGGCTGCCCACCGCGGAGAACACCCATCAGGCGGCGCAGCGGTACAACCCGGACGCGCTGGTCGTGTACGTCGACCACGACCCGGTGGTCCAGGCGCACGGCCTGGCGCTGCTGGAGGACCACCTCGTCCACGTGAGCGGCGCGGATCTGACCGATCCCGCGCGGACCCTCGCCGATCCGGTGGTCGCCGAGCACATCGAACTCGACCGCCCGGTCGCGGTGATCCTGAACTCGGTGCTGCACCACATCGAAGACCTCGGCAAGGCGCGGGCCGTCGTGCGCGCCTATGTCGACGCGATCGCGCCGGGGTCCTATGTGCTGATCACGCACGACTTCACACCCGGCGAGGGCTCGCGTGGCGCACTCGCCCGGAAGCTCGACGATCTGATGGCCGGCACCGGGCACCGCACGGTCCATCGCGGGCGAGATGAGATCGAGTCGCTGTTCGACGGGCTGGAGATCCTCGAACCCGGCGTGGTGCACCTGCACGAGTGGTGGCCGGAGGGGCCGCGTCTCGCTCCGCTGACGGAGCTGAACCACCTGAGCCTCGGTGGTGTGGGGATCAAGCCTTAA
- a CDS encoding DNA topoisomerase IB produces MRLRRADLGSTGIGRRRRGRGFGYLTPDGEPLKDEETIERIEALAIPPAWRRVWIAPHENAHIQAVGVDDAGRKQYLYHGEWRRARDEEKHERVLTLARRLPRLRRTIREDLASRGLTRERVLAGALRMLDLGVFRTGGESYADENGTHGVATLLCEHVSIREGCLLCDYPAKGGIQRKVRLRDEGLVRLIRSLRRARGDEVRLLAYRNGRGWQEIRAEDLNERFKELTGDDFTAKDLRTWNATVLAASAFAETEKPSSERGLKRVEKAVMAEVAEGLGNTPAVARRSYVDPRVITAYRRDRTIARATRRAEKISDPDEARDIVERAVVRLLNGS; encoded by the coding sequence ATGCGATTGCGGCGAGCGGATCTGGGCTCCACCGGTATCGGGAGGCGGCGAAGAGGCCGGGGTTTCGGCTACCTGACGCCGGACGGCGAACCGCTGAAGGACGAGGAGACGATCGAGCGCATCGAGGCGCTGGCGATCCCGCCCGCGTGGCGGCGCGTATGGATCGCGCCGCACGAGAACGCCCACATCCAGGCCGTCGGAGTCGACGACGCGGGCCGGAAGCAGTACCTGTACCACGGAGAATGGCGACGGGCCCGCGACGAGGAGAAGCACGAGCGCGTCCTCACGCTGGCGCGGCGCCTCCCCCGGCTGCGCCGGACCATCCGGGAGGATCTCGCTTCCCGCGGCCTCACCCGCGAACGGGTCCTGGCCGGCGCGCTCCGCATGCTCGACCTCGGCGTGTTCAGGACCGGTGGCGAAAGCTACGCCGACGAGAACGGCACGCACGGGGTGGCGACCCTGCTGTGCGAGCACGTTTCGATCCGGGAAGGCTGCCTGCTTTGCGACTATCCGGCGAAAGGCGGGATCCAGCGGAAGGTCCGGCTGCGGGACGAGGGCCTCGTCCGGCTGATCCGCTCGCTCAGGCGTGCCCGCGGTGACGAGGTGCGCCTGCTCGCCTACCGGAACGGTCGCGGGTGGCAGGAGATCCGGGCCGAAGACCTCAACGAGCGGTTCAAGGAACTCACGGGCGACGACTTCACGGCCAAGGACCTGCGCACCTGGAACGCCACCGTCCTCGCCGCTTCCGCCTTCGCGGAGACCGAAAAGCCTTCCAGTGAAAGAGGATTGAAGCGGGTCGAGAAGGCCGTGATGGCCGAAGTCGCCGAAGGACTGGGCAACACGCCGGCCGTGGCGCGACGGTCCTATGTGGACCCTCGCGTGATCACCGCCTACCGCCGGGACCGGACGATCGCGCGTGCGACGCGACGGGCGGAGAAGATCTCCGATCCCGACGAGGCCCGCGACATCGTGGAGCGTGCGGTGGTGCGGCTACTGAACGGGTCGTGA
- a CDS encoding MFS transporter: protein MPAALLALAISAFGIGTTEFVIMGLLPEVAGDFGVSIPSAGLLISGYALGVVVGAPLLTALASRVPRKTVLVGLMVLFIAGNVVSALAPTYGLLMTGRVVAALSHGAFFGVGAVVAASLVAPTKQAGAIAMMFTGLTVANVLGVPAGTALGQALGWRSTFWAVSALGVIGLIGILALVPVQATTQSAGLRSELAVFRRPQVWLALAMTALGFAGVFASFTYIAPMMTEVAGFSPGAVTWLLVLFGGGLFVGNLLGGKAADRSLMPSLYVILAVLAAVLVVFVFTAHAQLPAAITIAVFGAAGFATVAPLQARVMNKAEGAPALASAANIAAFNLGNAGGAWLGGKAIDAGLGYTAPNWIGAALALAGLLVAVISGMLDHGRRKARRAELAPAA from the coding sequence ATGCCTGCCGCTCTGCTCGCACTGGCGATCAGTGCCTTCGGTATCGGCACCACCGAGTTCGTGATCATGGGGCTGCTGCCCGAGGTCGCGGGCGACTTCGGCGTCTCGATCCCCTCCGCCGGGCTGCTGATCTCCGGCTACGCGCTCGGCGTCGTGGTCGGCGCGCCGCTGCTGACCGCGCTCGCGTCGCGGGTGCCGCGCAAGACGGTCCTGGTCGGCCTGATGGTCCTGTTCATCGCCGGCAACGTCGTGTCCGCGCTGGCCCCCACCTACGGCTTGCTGATGACCGGCCGCGTGGTCGCCGCGCTGTCGCACGGCGCGTTCTTCGGCGTCGGCGCGGTCGTCGCCGCCTCCCTGGTCGCGCCGACCAAACAGGCGGGCGCCATCGCGATGATGTTCACCGGCCTGACCGTCGCCAACGTGCTCGGCGTGCCCGCCGGGACCGCGCTCGGCCAGGCGCTGGGCTGGCGCTCGACGTTCTGGGCGGTCAGCGCGCTCGGCGTGATCGGCCTGATCGGGATCCTCGCGCTGGTCCCCGTGCAGGCGACGACGCAGAGCGCCGGGCTGCGCAGCGAACTGGCCGTGTTCCGGCGCCCGCAGGTATGGCTCGCGTTGGCGATGACCGCGCTCGGCTTCGCCGGGGTGTTCGCGTCCTTCACCTACATCGCCCCGATGATGACCGAGGTCGCGGGCTTCTCCCCCGGCGCGGTGACCTGGCTGCTGGTGCTGTTCGGCGGCGGCCTGTTCGTCGGCAACCTGCTCGGCGGCAAGGCGGCCGACCGGTCGCTGATGCCCAGCCTGTACGTCATCCTCGCCGTGCTCGCGGCCGTCCTGGTCGTGTTCGTCTTCACCGCGCACGCCCAGCTCCCCGCCGCGATCACCATCGCGGTCTTCGGCGCCGCCGGTTTCGCGACCGTCGCACCGCTGCAGGCCCGCGTCATGAACAAGGCCGAAGGCGCGCCCGCGCTGGCTTCGGCGGCCAACATCGCCGCGTTCAACCTCGGCAACGCCGGGGGCGCGTGGCTCGGCGGCAAGGCCATCGACGCCGGTCTCGGCTACACCGCGCCCAACTGGATCGGCGCCGCGCTCGCGCTCGCCGGACTGCTGGTCGCGGTCATCTCAGGCATGCTCGATCACGGGCGGCGAAAGGCTCGTCGCGCCGAACTGGCCCCCGCCGCCTGA
- a CDS encoding amidohydrolase has protein sequence MDDLLLRRVRVGLAGSLSDVRIEGGRVAAIAGPGQAGEASEILDGHGGTLLPGLVDTHVHTAQWSAARRRIPLGEATSAAHTVELVLAHLLANPAPPGELVLGAGFRDGLWPDAPHKDLLQKALPGHPVALFSADLHTLWLSPAALKLIGREHPTGVLLENDCMSATAELPVAPDDVIDGWVADALDAAAARGVTKIVDYEYADTVTDWRRRLARKPLPVRVSCVIAKYLLDTAIERGHRSGDVLEGSGGLLTVGPFKLFVDGSLNTRTAYCVGHYAGTESHGLLELPPEELEPLMRKASEHGLSPAVHAIGDHANKIALDAFANVGCAGRIEHAQLLRSEDVARFAELGVVASVQPAHQPDDRDVADRHWHGWTDRAFPYGALHRSGVRLEFGSDAPVAPLDPWDAIASAVSRTDDDRPAWHPEQAMPLEAALAASSGGRTGVAVGDVADLVVTAVDPVRLSPAGLRDIPVTATVMNGRVTYAS, from the coding sequence GTGGACGATCTTCTGTTGCGCCGGGTCCGGGTCGGCCTGGCGGGTTCCCTGTCGGACGTGCGGATCGAGGGCGGCCGGGTCGCGGCCATCGCGGGCCCGGGGCAGGCGGGTGAAGCGTCGGAGATCCTGGACGGGCACGGCGGCACCTTGCTGCCCGGTCTGGTCGACACGCATGTGCACACCGCTCAGTGGTCGGCCGCGCGCCGCCGGATCCCGTTGGGGGAGGCGACCTCCGCCGCGCACACGGTCGAGCTCGTGCTCGCCCATCTCCTGGCGAATCCGGCACCACCCGGCGAACTCGTGCTCGGCGCCGGGTTCCGCGACGGTCTCTGGCCCGACGCCCCGCACAAGGATCTGCTGCAGAAGGCGCTGCCAGGGCATCCGGTCGCGCTCTTCAGCGCCGACCTCCACACGCTGTGGCTCAGCCCCGCCGCGCTGAAGCTCATCGGCCGCGAGCATCCCACCGGGGTGCTGCTGGAAAACGACTGCATGAGCGCGACGGCCGAACTCCCGGTCGCCCCCGACGACGTCATCGACGGCTGGGTCGCCGACGCCCTCGACGCGGCGGCCGCCCGCGGTGTCACCAAGATCGTTGACTACGAGTACGCCGACACCGTCACCGACTGGCGGCGACGGCTGGCGCGGAAACCGCTGCCGGTCCGGGTTTCCTGCGTGATCGCGAAGTACCTGCTCGACACGGCCATCGAACGCGGCCACCGCTCCGGTGACGTCCTGGAGGGCAGCGGCGGGCTGCTCACCGTGGGCCCGTTCAAGCTGTTCGTCGACGGTTCGCTGAACACGCGCACCGCGTACTGCGTGGGCCACTACGCCGGAACCGAGTCCCACGGGCTGCTCGAACTGCCGCCCGAGGAACTGGAACCGTTGATGCGCAAGGCTTCCGAGCACGGTCTCTCACCCGCGGTGCACGCGATCGGCGACCACGCCAACAAGATCGCGCTCGACGCGTTCGCGAACGTCGGCTGCGCGGGCCGGATCGAGCACGCGCAACTGCTGCGTTCCGAGGACGTCGCCCGCTTCGCCGAGCTGGGGGTCGTGGCGAGTGTGCAGCCCGCCCATCAGCCGGACGACCGCGACGTCGCCGACCGGCACTGGCACGGCTGGACCGATCGGGCGTTCCCGTACGGCGCGCTGCACCGCTCCGGGGTACGCCTGGAGTTCGGCTCGGACGCGCCGGTCGCGCCGCTGGACCCGTGGGACGCGATCGCGTCGGCGGTCAGCCGCACCGACGACGACCGTCCGGCGTGGCATCCCGAGCAGGCCATGCCGCTGGAGGCCGCGCTCGCGGCGTCGTCCGGCGGCCGGACCGGGGTGGCCGTGGGCGACGTCGCGGATCTGGTCGTCACCGCGGTGGATCCGGTGCGCCTGTCCCCGGCCGGACTGCGGGACATCCCCGTCACCGCCACCGTCATGAACGGCCGGGTCACCTACGCGTCGTGA